The genomic stretch TTTGTTGCTACCTGGACAGATGGAACATATTCTTATGCAATAGATGTTGATAGAGCCGAACTAAGTAAAGAAGATATTGAGAGCTTAATTTCAAATATTAAATAATGATTAAAATTTAAGAGGGGTAATTAAAAATAAAAAATTTTTAATATCCCTTTTTTATTTAGAAAATATATTGAAAAAAACTAAAAAATTTACTATGATAAAATTAGATTCATCTAATTTATAGTTTTATATATTAAGGAGGTAAGTATATGAAAAAAATATTATTAATATTACTAATATGTTTAGCTACTATTGTTAATGGAGCACCAAATCCATTTAGAGAAGTAGATACTATGGATAAGGCTTTTGAAATGACAGGCTTTACTTTAGAAACACCTGCAACTTGTAAAAATTATAAAAAGAAAAAAATTAATGTTATTAAAGATAAAATGATAGAAGTAGTATATTTAAAAGAAACAAATACTGAAGGAATTGTTATTAGGAAATCTAAAGGAACTTATAAAATAAGTAAAGATGTTAAGACTATAAGAATTGGTAACTATGATGTAATAGAACAGACTAAGGGAGAAAATATTACTCTTGCCACTTGGACAGATGGGACATATTCTTATGTAATAAATCCTAATGGGACTGAATTAAATGCAGAAGAAATGGCTAAATTAATTTTAAGCATTAAATAATATAACTTTTCTATTAAGGAGGTAGCTATGTATAAGAGTACTAAGATAAAAGATGACATTGTTTGGATTGGAGTTAATGATAGAAAAATAGAAAAATGGGAAAGCCATATTCCACTAGATTATGGAGTTACATACAATTCCTATGTGATATTAGATGAAAAAATTTGTATTATTGATGGAGTTGAAGAAGGAGAAAATGGAGATTTCTTTAGAAAATTAGAAGCTACTATTGGAGATAGAAAAGTTGATTATATTATAATAAATCATGTTGAGCCAGATCATTCAGGTTCTATTAAAAGTTTATTAAAAATGTATCCAGATATAAAGGTAGTGGGAAATGCAAAATCAATATCAATATTAAAATTACTAGATATAGATGTTCCTGATGATAGAGCAATAGTAGTAAAAGAAAAAGATATTTTAGATTTGGGAAAACATAAATTGACTTTTTATTTAATGCCTATGGTACACTGGCCAGAATCAATGTCAACTTATGACACAACAGATAAAATTTTATTTTCAAATGATGCCTTTGGAAGTTTTGGAGCATTAGATGGAGCTATTTTTAATGATGAAGCAAATCTTAATATTTTTGAAAATGAAATGAGAAGATATTATTCAAATATAGTTGGGAAATTGGGAGCACCTGTAAATGCTATTTTGAAAAAATTATCTTCTGTTGAAATTTCTTGTATTTGTCCTTCACATGGATTAATTTGGAGGAAAGATATAGACAAAGTTATAGAAAAATATCAAAAGTGGGCTAACATTGAAGCTGAAGAAGAAGGAGTAGTAATTATTTATGGAAGTATGTATGGGCATACAACTGAAATGGCTGAAATTTTAGCTAGACAATTAGATGAAAGAGGAATCAAAAATGTTCAAATCTATGATTCTTCAAAGCTTGATATTTCATATCTATTTAGTTCAATTTGGAAGTACAAAGGACTTATGATAGGAACATGTACTCACTATAATATGGCTTTTCCAAAGATAGAACCTTTACTTCAAAAATTAGAAAACTATGGTTTAAAAAATAGATATTTAGGAATTTTTGGAAATATGTTATGGAGTGGTGGTGGAGTAAAAAGGGTTAAAGAATTTGCTGAGAGACTAACAGGTTTAGAACAAATTGGAGAAGCTATTGAAATAAAAGGACATGTTACAGATTCTGATAGAGAAAAATTAATAGAACTTGCTAATCTTATGGCAGATAAACTTATAGCAGATAGATAATAAAATATTAAATAATAATTAAAGATTAAAAGGGATATTAGGAATAAAAATTTTAATATTCCTTTTTTATTAAGTAATAATTTATTTTAAGAAATATTTGATTTGCTAATATTATAGGTATATAATATTAATGTAAAATATTGTAAAGGAGGTTAAACTTATGAAACAAAAGAGCAATTTTACTTTTCTTCTTTCTTATGCAAAAAATGAAAAATATAAATTATATCTTTCAGCTTTTTTGAGTGTATGTAGTTCAATACTTATGGTTGTACCTTATATACTTATATATAATATCATTTTAGAACTATTAAAAATAGATTTAGACTATAATAGAATTAAAAAACTGGCTATTTATACTGCAATTTTAATAGTTGTGAGATTAGTATTATTTATATTATCAGGAGTATTTTCACATGTGGCAGCATTTAATATACTTTATAATATTAGAATGCAGGCAGTAAAACATTTAGGAAATATTAATTTAGGGTATTTTAAGGAAAAAAATATTGGTGAAATAAAAAAAGCTATCAATGAAGATGTTGAAAAATTAGAAAATTTTTTAGCACACCAAATTCCAGATTTAGCAGCAGCAATAACAACTCCAATAGTTATATTAGTATTTTTATTTTTCTTAGAGTGGAGAATAGCAATATTTTTATTAATTCCAATATTACTTGCTATTTTAACTCAAATTGCTATGTTTAAAGGTTATGGCAAGCGTTTAGATAACTATAATTCTCTACTTCAAAGATTAACTTCAACAATAACTCAGTATATAAAGGGAATGAATGTGTTTAAAGCCTTTAACTTAACAGCACATTCTTTTAAAAAATATATTGATATAAATAATGAATATACAGAAAATTGGCATGAAATGACAGATGATTACAGAACACCTTATGGAATATTTTTAGCAGTTGTAGATTCAGCATTAATTTTTGTTATTCCAAGTGGAGGCTATTTGTATTTAACTGACAAAATTAATATTTCTACATTTTTAATATTTTTACTTTTAAGTTATACATTTCTAAGTTCATTCAAGATATTAATGCAATTTGCAGGAACTTTTTCTTTTGTCTTGGCAGGAGCAAATAATGTTAGAAGTATAATTGAATTTCCTATTCAAAATGATGGAAAAAATTTAAAAAATATTAATTTTAAAGAAGATATTTCATTTAATGATGTAACTTTTTCTTATGATAAAAATGATGTTTTAAAGAATATTAACTTAATTTTAAAAGCTAATACAATAACTGCACTTGTTGGACCATCAGGTTCTGGGAAGACAACTATTGCTTATTTATTAGGTAGATTTTGGGATATTCAAAAGGGAAATATTAAAATTGGAGATATTGATATAAAGGATAT from Fusobacterium hwasookii encodes the following:
- a CDS encoding FprA family A-type flavoprotein, giving the protein MYKSTKIKDDIVWIGVNDRKIEKWESHIPLDYGVTYNSYVILDEKICIIDGVEEGENGDFFRKLEATIGDRKVDYIIINHVEPDHSGSIKSLLKMYPDIKVVGNAKSISILKLLDIDVPDDRAIVVKEKDILDLGKHKLTFYLMPMVHWPESMSTYDTTDKILFSNDAFGSFGALDGAIFNDEANLNIFENEMRRYYSNIVGKLGAPVNAILKKLSSVEISCICPSHGLIWRKDIDKVIEKYQKWANIEAEEEGVVIIYGSMYGHTTEMAEILARQLDERGIKNVQIYDSSKLDISYLFSSIWKYKGLMIGTCTHYNMAFPKIEPLLQKLENYGLKNRYLGIFGNMLWSGGGVKRVKEFAERLTGLEQIGEAIEIKGHVTDSDREKLIELANLMADKLIADR
- a CDS encoding ABC transporter ATP-binding protein; this encodes MKQKSNFTFLLSYAKNEKYKLYLSAFLSVCSSILMVVPYILIYNIILELLKIDLDYNRIKKLAIYTAILIVVRLVLFILSGVFSHVAAFNILYNIRMQAVKHLGNINLGYFKEKNIGEIKKAINEDVEKLENFLAHQIPDLAAAITTPIVILVFLFFLEWRIAIFLLIPILLAILTQIAMFKGYGKRLDNYNSLLQRLTSTITQYIKGMNVFKAFNLTAHSFKKYIDINNEYTENWHEMTDDYRTPYGIFLAVVDSALIFVIPSGGYLYLTDKINISTFLIFLLLSYTFLSSFKILMQFAGTFSFVLAGANNVRSIIEFPIQNDGKNLKNINFKEDISFNDVTFSYDKNDVLKNINLILKANTITALVGPSGSGKTTIAYLLGRFWDIQKGNIKIGDIDIKDIDVNYLLANISYVFQNIFILTDTIFENIKMGLDKTKEEVYQAAKDAEIHEFIMSLPNAYDTIIGDGYIKLSGGEKQRISIARCLLKNSPIVVLDEITAYSDIENEAKIQSAIRNLLKDKTAIIIAHRLYTIKDVDNIIVLNEGEIVESGKHQDLITRENGLYKHLWEVK